In one window of Camelina sativa cultivar DH55 chromosome 15, Cs, whole genome shotgun sequence DNA:
- the LOC104745052 gene encoding importin subunit beta-1, whose protein sequence is MAMEITQFLLAAQSADARIRTEAEGSLRQFQEQNLPQFLVSLSFELASDDKPSESRRLAGILLKNSLDAKDSATKDHLVKQWFAIEVALKSQIKEQLLRTLGSSTLEARHTSAQVIAKVASIEIPQKQWPELVGSLLNNMTQQGSPAHLKQSTLETLGYVCEEISHHDLVQDEVNSVLTAVVQGMNQSENTAEVRLAATKALLNALDFSQTNFENEMERTYIMKMVCETACSKEAEIRQAAFECLVSIASTYYEVLEQYMQTLFELTSNAVKGDEESVALQAIEFWSSICDEEIDRQEYDSPDSGDSSPPHSCFIEKALPHLVQMLLETLQKQEEDQDHDDDVWNISMAGGTCLGLVARTVGDGVVPLVMPFVERNISSPDWRSREAATYAFGSILEGPTIDKLAPMVAAGLEFLLLATKDGNNHVRDTTAWSLSRIFEFLHSPESGFSVISPENLPRIIGVLLESIKDVPNVAEKVCGAIYNLAQGYEDSGASSSLLSPYLTEIITHLLAAADRTDGAESKLRGAAYETLNEVIRCSNLSEASSIIAHLLPAIMKKLAETMDLPIISTDDREKQAEFQASLCGVLQVIIQKLSGSDETRPIIMQNADDIMRLFLRVFGCHSSSVHEEAMLAIGALAYATGAEFVKYMPELFKYLQMGLQNFEEYQVCSITVGVIGDICRALDEKVLPFCDQIMGLLIQNLQSDALHRSVKPPIFSCFGDIALAIGAHFERYVAPAIQIMQGAAQVCAQMDTLDEELMDYANQLRRSIFEAYSGILQGFKDAKAELMIPYAQHLLQFVEVVSKDSLRDESVTKAAVAAMGDLADVVGESIKQLFRNFTFCGEFLNECLQSEDEDLKVTARWTQGMIARLMISS, encoded by the exons ATGGCTATGGAGATCACTCAGTTTCTACTGGCTGCCCAGTCAGCTGATGCAAGGATCCGTACTGAAGCAGAGGGTAGTCTCAGGCAATTCCAAGAGCAGAACTTGCCGCAGTTCTTAGTATCCTTGTCTTTTGAGCTTGCTAGCGATGATAAACCTTCTGAATCCCGTCGACTTGCTGGTATCCTGCTAAAGAATTCTCTTGATGCTAAAGATTCTGCCACAAAAGATCATCTAGTGAAGCAATGGTTTGCTATCGAAGTTGCTCTTAAATCCCAGATCAAGGAACAGTTGCTAAGAACTCTTGGTTCATCTACCCTTGAGGCCAGGCATACTTCAGCTCAGGTTATTGCTAAGGTAGCCTCCATCGAAATTCCTCAGAAGCAGTGGCCTGAACTTGTTGGATCGCTTCTTAACAATATGACCCAGCAAGGCAGTCCCGCACACTTGAAGCAGTCAACCTTGGAAACTCTTGGCTATGTCTGTGAAGAGATATCACATCATGATCTTGTGCAAGATGAAGTGAATTCTGTCCTTACAGCAGTTGTGCAGGGCATGAACCAGTCTGAAAATACCGCAGAAGTTCGTCTTGCAGCAACAAAGGCACTGTTGAATGCCCTTGATTTCTCCCAGACTAATTTTGAGAATGAAATGGAGAGAACTTACATCATGAAGATGGTATGCGAGACTGCATGCTCCAAGGAGGCAGAGATCAGGCAAGCTGCATTCGAGTGCCTTGTGTCCATTGCATCAACATACTACGAGGTGCTGGAGCAATACATGCAAACACTCTTCGAGCTCACATCAAATGCTGTCAAGGGAGATGAAGAGAGTGTTGCCCTCCAAGCAATCGAGTTCTGGAGTTCCATCTGTGATGAAGAGATTGACCGTCAAGAGTATGACAGTCCTGATAGTGGTGACTCGTCCCCTCCCCATTCTTGTTTCATAGAGAAGGCTCTTCCCCATTTAGTTCAAATGTTGCTAGAAACTCTGCAGAAGCAGGAAGAGGATCAGGATCACGACGACGATGTATGGAACATATCTATGGCTGGTGGGACATGCCTTGGCCTCGTTGCCAGAACTGTTGGAGATGGTGTAGTCCCTCTTGTGATGCCTTTTGTCGAAAGAAACATAAGCTCGCCAGATTGGCGAAGCCGGGAGGCAGCCACTTATGCTTTTGGATCAATCTTGGAGGGACCAACAATTGATAAACTTGCCCCCATGGTTGCTGCTGGCTTGGAATTTCTCCTTCTTGCAACCAAGGATGGTAATAACCATGTCAGGGACACAACTGCTTGGTCTCTGAGCCGTATCTTTGAGTTTTTGCACTCCCCAGAAAGTGGCTTCTCTGTGATTTCACCCGAAAACCTCCCTAGAATTATTGGTGTATTACTAGAATCAATTAAAGATGTGCCAAATGTGGCAGAGAAGGTGTGTGGAGCAATATACAATCTTGCACAGGGATATGAAGACTCTGGAGCAAGTtcgtctcttctctctccttatCTTACAGAGATCATCACACATCTGCTTGCAGCTGCTGATCGTACAGATGGGGCAGAGTCTAAGCTAAGAGGTGCTGCGTATGAAACCTTAAACGAGGTTATCCGGTGTTCAAACCTTTCAGAGGCCTCGAGCATCATAGCACATCTCCTGCCTGCCATCATGAAAAAATTAGCTGAGACGATGGACCTCCCGATAATATCAACTGATGACCGTGAGAAGCAAGCGGAATTCCAGGCTTCTCTTTGTGGTGTTCTCCAAGTCATAATCCAGAAGCTGAGTGGCTCGGATGAGACGAGACCCATCATAATGCAGAACGCAGATGACATTATGAGGTTGTTCCTAAGGGTGTTTGGATGCCATAGTTCAAGTGTCCACGAAGAAGCCATGCTTGCAATTGGTGCTCTTGCCTACGCGACTGGAGCTGAGTTTGTGAAATACATGCCTGAGCTCTTCAAATATCTCCAGATGGGACTGCAGAATTTCGAAGAATACCAAGTCTGCTCAATCACCGTAGGAGTGATTGGTGACATTTGCCGTGCCCTGGATGAAAAGGTCCTACCTTTTTGCGACCAGATCATGGGTCTCCTTATCCAAAACCTTCAAAGCGATGCACTCCACAGATCGGTGAAGCCTCCAATATTCTCATGCTTTGGAGACATTGCTCTGGCTATTGGTGCTCATTTTGAAAGGTATGTAGCTCCAGCCATTCAGATCATGCAAGGGGCTGCTCAGGTGTGTGCTCAGATGGACACGCTTGACGAGGAGCTTATGGATTATGCGAACCAACTCCGGAGAAGCATCTTTGAGGCGTACTCTGGGATACTTCAAGGGTTCAAGGACGCAAAAGCCGAGCTCATGATACCCTACGCTCAACATCTCTTGCAGTTTGTTGAAGTAGTATCCAAAGATTCCCTAAG GGATGAGAGCGTGACAAAAGCCGCGGTTGCAGCAATGGGTGATCTTGCGGATGTTGTAGGAGAGAGCATAAAGCAGTTGTTCAGAAACTTCACCTTCTGTGGTGAGTTCCTCAATGAGTGTCTCCAATCAGAGGATGAAGATCTCAAGGTCACTGCGCGCTGGACTCAAGGAATGATCGCAAGGCTCATGATCTCGTCATAA
- the LOC104745053 gene encoding importin subunit beta-1-like has protein sequence MAMEITQFLLAAQSADARIRTEAEGSLRQFQEQNLPQFLLSLSFELAKNDKPSESRRLAGILLKNSLDAKDSARKGHLVKQWFAIDVALKSQIKELLLTTLGSSALEARHTSAQVIAKVASIEIPQKQWPELVGSLLNNMTQQGSPAHLKQSTLETLGYVCEEISHHDLVQDEVNSVLTAVVQGMNQSENTAEVRLAAAKALLNALEFSQTNFENEVERTYIMKMVCETACSKEAEIRQAAFECLVSIASTYYEVLKQYMPTLFELTSNAVKGDEESVALQAIEFWSSICDEEIDRQEYDSPDTGDSSPPHSCFIEQALSHLVQMLLETLKKQEEDQDHDDDVWNISMAGGTCLGLVARTVGDGIVPLVMPFVVENITSPDWRSREAATYAFGSILEGPTIDKLAPMVAAGLEFLLLATKDGNNHVRDTTAWSLSRIFEFLHSPDSGFSVISPENLPRIVGVLLESIKDVPNVAEKVCGAIYNLAQGYEDLGANSSLLSPYLTEIITHLLAAAERTDGAESKLRGAAYETLNEVVRCSNLSEASNIIAHLLPAIMKKLAETMDLPIISSDDREKQAEFQASLCGVLQVIIQKLSGSDETRPIIMQNADDIMRLFLRVFGCHSSSVHEEAMLAIGALAYATGAEFVKYMPELFRYLQMGLQNFEEYQVCSITVGVIGDICRALDEQVLPFCDQIMGLLIQNLQSDALHRSVKPPIFSCFGDIALAVGANFERYVAPAIQIMQGAAQVCAQLDTLDEELMDYANQLRRSIFEAYSGILQGFKDTKAELMIPYAQHLLQFVEVVSKDTLRDESVTKAAVAAMGDLADVVGENTKQLFRNFTFCGEFLNECLQSEDEDLKVTARWTQGMIARLMHS, from the exons ATGGCTATGGAGATCACTCAGTTTTTATTGGCTGCTCAGTCAGCTGATGCAAGGATCCGTACTGAAGCAGAGGGTAGTCTCAGGCAATTCCAAGAACAGAACTTGCCGCAGTTCTTATTATCCTTGTCTTTTGAGCTTGCCAAGAATGATAAACCTTCTGAATCCCGTCGACTAGCTGGTATCCTGCTCAAGAATTCTCTAGATGCTAAAGACTCTGCCAGAAAAGGTCATCTGGTGAAACAGTGGTTTGCTATTGACGTTGCTCTTAAATCCCAGATCAAGGAACTGTTACTAACAACTCTTGGTTCATCTGCCCTTGAGGCCAGGCATACTTCAGCTCAGGTTATTGCAAAGGTAGCCTCCATTGAAATTCCTCAGAAGCAGTGGCCTGAACTTGTTGGATCCCTGCTTAACAATATGACCCAGCAAGGCAGTCCCGCACACTTGAAGCAGTCAACCTTGGAAACTCTTGGCTATGTCTGTGAAGAGATATCACATCATGATCTTGTCCAAGATGAAGTGAATTCTGTCCTTACAGCAGTTGTGCAGGGCATGAACCAGTCTGAAAATACCGCAGAAGTTCGTCTTGCAGCCGCAAAGGCATTGTTGAATGCCCTTGAGTTCTCTCAGACTAATTTTGAGAATGAAGTGGAGAGAACTTACATAATGAAGATGGTATGCGAGACAGCATGTTCCAAGGAAGCAGAGATCAGGCAAGCTGCATTCGAGTGCCTTGTCTCCATTGCTTCAACATACTACGAGGTGCTAAAGCAATACATGCCAACACTCTTTGAGCTCACATCAAATGCTGTTAAGGGAGATGAAGAGAGTGTTGCCCTCCAAGCGATCGAGTTCTGGAGTTCCATCTGTGATGAAGAGATCGACCGTCAAGAGTATGACAGTCCTGATACTGGTGACTCATCCCCTCCCCATTCTTGTTTCATAGAGCAGGCCCTTTCCCATTTAGTTCAAATGTTGCTAGAAACTCTGAAGAAGCAGGAAGAGGATCAGGATCATGACGACGATGTCTGGAACATATCTATGGCTGGTGGGACATGCCTTGGCCTCGTTGCCAGAACAGTTGGAGATGGTATAGTCCCTCTTGTAATGCCCTTTGTTGTAGAAAACATAACTTCGCCAGATTGGCGAAGCCGGGAGGCAGCCACTTATGCTTTTGGATCAATCTTGGAGGGACCAACAATTGATAAACTTGCCCCCATGGTTGCTGCTGGCTTGGAATTTCTCCTTCTTGCAACCAAGGATGGTAATAACCATGTCAGGGACACAACTGCTTGGTCTCTGAGCCGTATCTTTGAGTTTTTGCACTCCCCAGATAGTGGCTTCTCTGTCATATCACCCGAAAACCTCCCTAGAATTGTGGGTGTGTTACTGGAATCAATTAAAGATGTGCCAAATGTGGCAGAGAAGGTGTGTGGAGCAATATACAATCTTGCACAGGGATATGAAGACCTTGGAGCAAATtcgtctcttctctctccttatCTTACAGAGATCATCACACATCTGCTTGCAGCTGCTGAGCGTACAGATGGCGCAGAGTCTAAGCTAAGAGGTGCTGCATATGAAACCTTGAACGAGGTTGTCCGGTGTTCAAACCTTTCAGAGGCCTCGAACATCATAGCACATCTCCTCCCTGCCATCATGAAAAAATTAGCTGAGACGATGGACCTCCCGATAATATCATCTGATGACCGTGAAAAGCAAGCGGAGTTTCAGGCTTCTCTTTGTGGTGTTCTCCAAGTCATAATCCAGAAGCTGAGTGGCTCGGATGAGACGAGACCCATCATAATGCAGAACGCAGATGACATCATGAGGTTGTTCCTAAGGGTGTTTGGATGCCATAGTTCAAGTGTCCACGAAGAAGCCATGCTTGCAATTGGTGCTCTTGCCTATGCGACTGGAGCTGAGTTTGTGAAATACATGCCTGAGCTCTTCAGATATCTCCAGATGGGACTGCAGAATTTCGAAGAATACCAAGTCTGCTCAATCACCGTAGGAGTGATTGGTGACATTTGCCGTGCCCTGGATGAACAAGTCCTACCTTTTTGCGATCAAATCATGGGTCTCCTTATCCAAAACCTTCAAAGCGATGCACTCCACAGATCGGTGAAGCCTCCAATATTCTCATGCTTTGGAGACATTGCTCTGGCGGTTGGTGCTAATTTTGAAAGGTATGTAGCTCCAGCCATTCAGATCATGCAAGGGGCTGCTCAGGTCTGTGCTCAGCTGGACACACTTGACGAGGAGCTTATGGATTATGCGAACCAACTCCGGAGAAGCATCTTTGAGGCGTACTCTGGGATACTTCAAGGGTTCAAGGACACAAAAGCCGAGCTTATGATACCCTACGCTCAACATCTCTTGCAGTTTGTTGAAGTAGTGTCCAAAGATACCCTAAG GGATGAGAGCGTGACAAAAGCAGCGGTTGCAGCAATGGGTGATCTTGCAGATGTTGTAGGAGAGAACACAAAGCAGTTGTTCAGAAACTTCACCTTCTGTGGTGAGTTCCTCAATGAGTGTCTCCAATCAGAGGATGAAGATCTCAAGGTCACTGCACGCTGGACTCAAGGCATGATCGCAAGACTCATGCACTCATAA
- the LOC104745054 gene encoding protein SCO1 homolog 1, mitochondrial-like, whose amino-acid sequence MASALFRTASRLRPVQLCRWIRVSSDLLLTSSPPSPPYISDAFRHGDISLPRSFFTVNCGIERSKMVQRRLMSTSASDTTTSKSDSGKSESNSSDKNEKSEGSESSDGGSNQKNDRGSGRDVRGAPVSWMSFFLLFATGAGLVYYYNGEKKRHIEDINTKSIAVKEGPSAGKAAIGGPFSLIRDDGKRVTEKDLMGKWSILYFGFTHCPDICPDELIKLAAAIDKIKEKSGVDVVPVFISVDPERDTVQQVHEYVKEFHPKLIGLTGSPEEIKSVARSYRVYYMKTEEEDSDYLVDHSIVMYLMSPEMNFVKFYGKNHDVDSLTEGVVKEIGQYRK is encoded by the exons ATGGCGTCTGCTTTATTTAGAACCGCAAGCCGTCTTCGTCCCGTTCAACTTTGCCGTTGGATTCGCGTCTCGAGCGATCTACTTTTGACATCGTCTCCTCCATCGCCGCCGTACATCTCCGACGCGTTTCGTCATGGAGATATCTCTCTCCCTCGATCG TTTTTTACAGTTAATTGTGGAATCGAACGGTCGAAGATGGTTCAGAGACGTTTGATGAGTACTTCTGCTTCTGATACAACAACCTCTAAATCTGACTCCGGTAAGTCGGAATCAAACTCTTCCGATAAGAATGAGAAATCTGAAGGATCAGAGAGTTCTGACGGTGGTTCAAATCAGAAAAATGACCGTGGTTCTGGAAGAGACGTTCGTGGAGCG cCAGTTTCATGGATGAGCTTCTTCTTGCTGTTTGCTACTGGAGCTGGATTGGTCTACTATTATAATGGAGAAAAGAAACGTCATATTGAAG atataaatacaaaatctaTAGCCGTCAAGGAGGGGCCATCTGCTGGAAAAGCAGCTATTGGAGGACCATTCAGCCTTATAAGAGACGATGGGAAACGTGTGACGGAGAAAGACTTGATGGGAAAATGGAGCATCTTATACTTTGGCTTCACTCATTGTCCTGATATCTGTCCTGACGAGCTTATTAAGTTAGCTGCTGCCATTGACAAAAtca AGGAGAAGTCGGGAGTAGATGTGGTACCAGTGTTTATCTCTGTGGATCCTGAAAGAGACACAGTTCAGCAAGTACATGAATATGTCAAAG AATTTCACCCGAAATTGATTGGGTTAACCGGGAGCcctgaagaaatcaaatcagTGGCCCGATCTTACCGGGTTTACTACATGAAGACCGAAGAGGAAGATTCAGACTATCTCGTTGATCACTCTATAGTTAT GTACTTGATGAGCCCGGAGATGAATTTTGTGAAATTCTATGGAAAGAATCACGATGTTGACTCGTTGACCGAGGGCGTTGTGAAAGAGATCGGACAATACCGGAAGTAA
- the LOC104745051 gene encoding chlorophyll a-b binding protein CP29.2, chloroplastic, protein MAATSTAVAAASSSIMGTRVVSDIHSGSSRFTARFGFGTKKAAPKKAKKVITDRPLWFPGAQSPEYLDGSLVGDYGFDPFGLGKPAEYLQFDLDSLDQNLAKNLYGEVIGTRTEEVDPKSTPFQPYSEVFGLQRFRECELIHGRWAMLATLGALTVEWLTGVTWQDAGKVELVDGSSYLGQPLPFSISTLIWIEVLVVGYIEFQRNAELDSEKRLYPGGKFFDPLGLASDPEKKAQLQLAEIKHARLAMVAFLGFAVQAAATGKGPLNNWATHLSDPLHTTIIDTFSSS, encoded by the exons ATGGCCGCCACTTCAACAGCCGTTGccgctgcttcttcttcaatcatGGGTACACGGGTGGTTTCCGACATCCACTCAGGTTCAAGCAGGTTCACAGCCCGGTTCGGATTCGGAACCAAGAAAGCCGCTCCCAAAAAGGCTAAGAAGGTTATCACTGACCGGCCTCTATGGTTCCCAGGCGCGCAGTCCCCTGAGTATCTCGACGGTTCGCTTGTCGGAGATTACGGGTTCGACCCTTTCGGTTTAGGTAAACCGGCTGAGTACCTCCAGTTTGATCTGGACTCCCTGGACCAGAATCTTGCCAAGAACTTGTACGGTGAGGTGATCGGGACACGTACCGAGGAGGTGGATCCCAAATCGACGCCGTTTCAGCCCTACAGTGAGGTCTTCGGGCTTCAGAGATTCAGAGAATGTGAGTTGATTCACGGTCGATGGGCTATGCTCGCCACTCTTGGTGCTCTCACCGTGGAATGGCTCACCGGTGTTACTTGGCAAGACGCCGGCAAG GTTGAGCTAGTGGATGGGTCGTCTTACTTAGGACAACCATTGCCCTTCTCCATCTCGACATTGATATGGATCGAAGTGTTAGTGGTCGGCTACATTGAGTTCCAACGAAACGCTGAGCTGGACTCCGAGAAGCGTTTGTACCCAGGAGGCAAGTTCTTTGACCCGTTAGGACTAGCGTCTGACCCAGAGAAGAAGGCTCAGCTTCAGCTAGCTGAGATCAAACATGCTCGTTTAGCCATGGTTGCGTTCTTGGGTTTCGCTGTTCAGGCTGCTGCAACGGGTAAAGGACCTCTCAACAACTGGGCGACTCACCTTAGTGACCCACTTCACACCACCATTATTGAtaccttctcttcctcttga
- the LOC104745049 gene encoding LIMR family protein At3g08930-like, with protein sequence MGDFNLALVIVAIVVCVIVFISSIYLLVNYQHPDDANQAYFPKFVVVFGLSIAMISILMLPADVANRHACRHAIYNGACNLTLPMKDLWLAIYIVDAILVFFVIPFAMFFYEGDQDKTLGKRIKSALLWVVTTAVVCALVLGILYGVIGKVDFSVRHLSSATSTFPTSWQFSNTQPCIGNTAKQCSAFTANPASEKTWTMRTTFPEYVVALATIVGSVLFTIFGGVGIACLPLGLITAFIRRPKAVITRSQYIKEATELGKKARELKKAADGLHQEERSGAKGKKWRKNVKAVEKELLQLEEDVNLLEEMYPQGEQAETAWAFTVLGYLAKFILGILGLIVSIAWVAHIIIYLLVDPPLSPFLNEVFIKLDDVWGLLGTAAFAFFCFYLLLAVIAGAMMLGLKLVFITIHPMKWGATLMNSFLFNVGLILLCSISVIQFCATAFGYYAQATAAQEIFGHTLQSLRGIKYLYKYNVFQIGFVILAGLTFLYYIAFGWRRKKPSGRFQLST encoded by the exons ATGGGCGATTTCAACCTCGCTCTCGTGATTGTCGCGATCGTTGTCTGCGTCATCGTATTCATCTCAAGCATCTATCTCCTCGTGAACTACCAGCATCCAGATGATGCAAACCAGGCTTATTTCCCCAAATTCGTCGTCGTTTTTGGCTTGTCCATAGCCATGATCTCGATTCTCATGTTACCGGCGGATGTGGCTAATCGGCATGCTTGTCGACATGCTATATACAACGGTGCTTGTAATCTAACATTGCCAATGAAGGATCTTTGGCTTGCTATTTACATTGTTGACGCTATTCTCGTCTTCTTTGTTATCCCTTTCGCTATGTTTTTCTATGAAGGCGACCAGGACAA GACTCTAGGAAAGAGGATAAAAAGTGCCTTACTTTGGGTTGTAACCACGGCTGTTGTTTGTGCTCTGGTGCTTGGTATTTTATACG GTGTCATTGGAAAGGTTGACTTCTCTGTCAGGCACTTGTCTTCTGCCACATCCACTTTCCCTACTTCCTGGCAATTTTCAAATACTCAACCATGCATCGGTAACACTGCTAAACAG TGCTCAGCATTTACAGCTAATCCCGCATCTGAGAAAACATGGACCATGCGTACTACTTTTCCAGAATATGTTGTTGCCCTTGCGACAATTGTTGGCTCAGTTCTTTTTACG ATATTTGGTGGTGTTGGTATTGCATGTCTACCATTGGGACTCATCACTGCATTCATCAGGCGACCAAAAGCTGTTATCACTAGATCACAATATATAAAG GAGGCAACCGAACTAGGTAAAAAGGCAAGAGAACTAAAGAAAGCAGCTGATGGACTTCATCAGGAAGAAAGAAGTGGTGCTAAGGGCAAGAAATGGAGGAAAAATGTGAAAGCAGTTGAAAAG GAGTTGCTCCAACTGGAGGAGGATGTGAATCTCTTAGAAGAGATGTATCCTCAAGGAGAGCAG GCAGAAACAGCATGGGCTTTCACTGTGCTTGGATACTTGGCCAAGTTTATTCTTGGAATCCTAGG ATTGATCGTTTCCATTGCTTGGGTTGCACACATCATCATATATTTACTCGTCGACCCTCCTCTCTCCCCTTTTCTTAACGAGGTTTTTATTAAGCTTGATGATGTCTGGG GTCTTTTAGGCACTGCTGCCTTTGCTTTCTTCTGTTTCTACCTTCTACTTGCTGTTATCGCTGGGGCAATGATGCTGGGTTTGAAGCTGGTCTTCATTACCATTCATCCAATGAA ATGGGGAGCTACTCTAATGAACTCTTTCCTCTTCAATGTTGGGCTCATTCTTCTTTGTTCAATCAG TGTGATTCAGTTTTGTGCGACTGCATTTGGATATTACGCTCAAGCCACTGCTGCCCAGGAGATCTTTGGTCACACATTGCAGTCCCTTAGAGGAATTAAGTACCTCTACAA GTACAATGTGTTCCAAATCGGGTTTGTTATCCTGGCTGGACTAACCTTCCTATATTACATTGCCTTT GGATGGAGGAGAAAAAAACCCAGCGGCCGTTTCCAGCTCTCTACTTAA